The Rhipicephalus sanguineus isolate Rsan-2018 chromosome 10, BIME_Rsan_1.4, whole genome shotgun sequence genome segment ACCACGTGGGGCACGCCCAGAGCCCAAGGCGTCAGCGCTGCCATCCAGGTGCGGTTGCGGTGAGCTACGACGCACTCGCCCGTCGGGCTGCCGTAGCCCGACCAGCCGTGGTCCCTGCAATAAAGTGGCATGGCGCgtgttgaggacgacgcagcgagccatggagtGGAAAGTGATAGGCTTAACCTTAGGGGACaaggagagagcagagtgggtcagggaacgaacgggtgttaaggaccagtggcgtaaatccagttaaatcaAAAGGGGGGACACACCTCCAATAGcaaccattttgtttttatttttatttatataaatattaaaatcaggcgttgaaataaaatttaagaaaaacgagcatgggtttccagctcatgtaattgcattgttctattgagCCTTCTCCGAAACCGgtcaagcggcagttgcgatttcaagtCTCCCATAGCtgaagggtattgaacacagtcctgcacacactgcaaaataaataggcattgacaaaaaaaagttgattgcactatacctaactctcaagcaattcaaatatatggtgtttgaaagataaatctcaaggggtatcccccccccagcctgaacacaaggggggccAGGacacccctcacccccccccccccccatgatttacgccagtgtgggacaccttagtcgaaatcaagaagaacccccccccccaaaaaaaaaaaaaatgtttctggcGATCCTCTGGTGCGAAGTAGCAAATATGACTGAAAAAAGTGCTACAGGTCTTAATCTGATGTAATATAACTCCTTTTCGCTTGCTTTCTTCCAAGCTAAAAACTGATCTCTTTTTCACAAGTGCCGTCttccaggggtgtagccagaatttctttttcaaaaagtgtgtgtgtgggggggggggggggggcatctacCAACCGTGGTGCATGGCCACATGCAAATATGAAAAATTCCGGTAGAGGGCTATGACTgcctccccccctctccccaccccaTCCTGGCTACGCCAGAGCCGTCTCACTGCGAAATGACTTTGACCCCACTTTTAGTCCGAGTTTTCTAATCTGGATGACGTCCTATGCCAGCACAACTTGGTCGGCGTACTTGATGGCGAGGCAGACGTCCCTGTAGGCCGCGCTGCTTACGAGCGACGCGGCGGCTCCTTCCCGGGAGATCGCTTCGCCACCCGCGGGAAGCGTGTATCGGACGCCCGATAGCCGGATTCCCAGCATCACGTCGGCCGTGCTTTCGCCGTCATCCAGCACGCGTCGGGCAAGGCCCCGCTGAGCAGAACGGAAAGAGCAGAGTGGCGTTTTAGAACGACATATATCTTAGGGGCATTACAGCTGCAATATAGGAGCGCCAACGCATTCAGAACTGAAAAGAGGGCAAGTTGCTTCTCCGTCATGTGCGCTACATAatctccagcaaaaaaaaaagaaaaaagaagaagaaacagcaATTCTGCTAGTCTCAAGCCGTAAGAAGCTGCAAGCGCGCGAGTGTGTGATTGGTTAGCACGATCACGcgcatcagcatcatcatcatcacttagTATCATCATAATCATTTCGAGCACCATCGTAATCATCCTTACTCACTCCCCTCCTCTTGTCACGTGACCCGCGTgtctaactactactactactactactactactaacactACTGCTACTggtactacgacgacgacggcacaccTAAGACAGCTTCGCAGTAAAAAAAAGCCTTAATGGTTCAGCACCTTGCTGTATACGCCTGCTTCCTTCTCTTAAGGGTTCTTCGCTGGAAATTCATATAACGCACTTAACGTCAACGTTGTCGCATTGCAGAAGTCATTGACATCATCCTTGAGATTGTATACGTTCTTGGCCAGCCAGCCATAATGCACCAGCAAATGGGGCCCTGAACTGGGGGCTCCACCATCCggtgaaaacaaagcaaaactAACAATGTTTCCTCCTGCTGCTACTATACAGCGGCTGGTTTGAAGGAGCACTGTACCATTAAGAACTGGTCTAGTATGTATGTCCTTCTGGGATCGCTTTAAGTGCTTTTGTTCGCTTTCAAGGTGTAGCATACCGGACACTGGGTCCTGCTGGCGTTCGCTGAAGCCGGTATCAAGACGACTGGGCCAATTTTAGCGTCCGCGAACATCTTCGGTCCACCTTCGCCGTCGGGACACGTCACGGCCACGGTGTAGCCGTGGTAGTCCAGGCGCTCGTACAGTGCCTGGAAGACAGCTACCTCATCCGGTCCACCTGCGTGTCGGTCCCGAAGTCGCTAGAGTTTAACGtgagagcatttttttttctgttacaaaagtgtcaaacaTTGTCACCCCATAGGAGACACAAGGACACCTCAGAGCTGTCAAACGTGCGGATACATGTAGCCGTAGCTGCTTGCCTTGTTACCGCATGCAAGAAATATGAATGACAACTATCTCGCTCCCTGAAAGGGCGGATCCAGAGTGGGGGTCCGGATGTCCTGAACCCCCGCCCCTTAATTTTTGAATGTATGCCCCCCTAAGAGGACCTACCAGGCCCTCTTATAAGCTGATACCCCCTCACCTCTTTCGGAAAAATTCCGTACCCGCCCCCGACTCCATGTTTTGCTCATTTTATGCAATACGGTTCTGGTGAGCTTTCGTATAGTTAAGACTGCGTTCTCGAATATACACGTACCCGTAACCAAGTTCACCGCAAATGCACGCATTAGGAATAAAGACTACACCACAAACCAGCAAACCGGCGAACTTCTAATCGTTCTGTATCTTTATACTTCATTTTCGAACGTCTTTATGCTATACTTGGTGGTAACACGGAACAAATGAAGCCTACAGAATACGAGTAAAATGAGATATTCTCGCCTTAATGCGTACCTTGTCAGTTGGCATGTTCAACTTCCAAACATATCACGCGCTCCATGTACAAGTTAAAGGACTAATCTTACTTCCGCAACTACGATCTCCTCACAGTGCAGTGCGTAGAGGAGCACCCCGTCGAGCCGGTTGAACTcgacgaagtggagcacgtgcTCGGCGAGCCTCTTGGAGGCGTTGCCATGGTCACGCTGCGCCAGCGAGTGCAGCACACCGGGATCCTGTTGTGGACCACCCAGGGCCACCATCAGGCTCGGTCTGTGGAACAATACGAACAAGATCAATTGGTGATTGATCATCGCTCTTAATCAGGTGCTAGTTAAACGCTGGCCGGtctcctggctatatctagcactttaagcgggacctgattaggaGGGTATAGGTGAAATAGCGCGCTTTGACGAGGACAAAGGGGActcgagcgtcgtgtcttcctcgtCGCTTTTGTCCTCTTCAAGAGAGATAGACAATAAAATGATGGGAAGGCAGGGAGGTAGACCAGAATTGtggcatccggtttgctaccctgccctAGTCCTCGTCAAAGTGCGCTTATGCGATATATGATAGTGAATACGAACAAGAAATTGCTGCTTGTCGATAGTTGGCTTATTATGCTGCGTGAAGAGCTCACTGTGTGTCTTCTCGGTGATCCTCGAGGTTTAATAAACACACAACACCTAAGTATAAGTGACACCGACTGTAAGGCAAAGCAATCCAACAAGCGCATAGTTTCTAAGTTGTTTCAGACAGTGAGACTGGGAGGCGGTTGCAAGATGTTTGCGGGTAGCGTAGtgaagctgctatgggggctagttggtgcgaatacatggcttgtCCGCGCTGCCAGGAAGTGGAAGACTTTGAAACGGAACGGTTTCGactcaccctgtgtgtgtctttttccgtttcaaagctgtccagttcctggcagcgcgaacgaGCCATGTGTACGTAGTGAATAACTTACGAGTTGACAAAAGCATGTGAATTGTGTCACAATTCACATGAGCTTGTGAATTCACGTGTACATCCACAAGCGTTTGTAAACTACACATTCACATGCGTTTGTTAATTGCGTCACAATTAAAAAAGcgacacaattaaaaaaaacttaCCATTTCGAACAATGAACGATGGTGCCTCATTTGACACGTGCAAGAATATTTCAAAGTTATATCTTCGCAGCCACGCCCCCGTGGCTTAGCTGACGTGTTCAGCTGCTGAGTACCACGTCACGGTTTCGACTCCCAGCCGCGGCGCAAGCATTTTGATAGTACTAAATGCAAGGGTGCTCGTACATCTTAAATATAGCTGTTCATAAAATATCAATTTGGGCCAATTAATCCGGAGGTGCTATCAATCCTAATCATATTATACGGTGTAGGGAGTAGCCCCACTGTCGCTTTTGGGACTTCAAACCACACGCCAGTGCCCTGAGTCTTCAGTGCGAGTGGCTCCAAGGGCGATGCTGCGGTTTCTTCGGCAAACTGAGACTGAACGAAAAGTTATGACTGGTCTCACACAATGCTTTTAGACAGTGACTTTGTAGTGTAGTTGCagactctctccttctctttcgttccttcgtaccccctttccccttgcccagtacagggtagccaaccggggtATATTCCTGGTTAACTTCCCTGTCTTTCTtctacctttctctctttctctctcaaacCAAACCTGTCAGCAACAGCGCTGGTGTAGATTGCCGACGCTACTGAACAAcctttcaaaagaaaaagaaagagacaaacacGATTACCAGGCGAAAATTGAATGATAATTACACTATATGTGAATAAACATACGCAGGCTATATAACCGGAATTTCCATACATAACTTTGTTTTTATCTCTTTCAAACCATCAAAAGACATATGTACGTTGCGTCCAAATAATCACAACGATACCGATGGGTTGCATGTGTactagcgttcttttttttttttaacgcgatagcgttaaagagctcgtttcgcagaaattccagagTCGGCGTCGgtttcggcgtcgttggttgtgagcgaaaaatcaagaccgtgaccgaaaaatcgagaaagttgcaaataaaatgagaatcgaacccaggccgtctgagtgacaagcaggtcttctaccacagagccacgctattacttgaaactgcttcgggaaaaaaaaacactacgggaatgccatgtagtggaacttaacgcatgtaatattgcgtggcagaagcgtggaattgcgccaggcgtcaaaacatgtgaattgcgcaacgagtgagtgttttaaaggtctacccattacaaagcgctcagacatatttaatcatcatcagcttcaaaagcatcaacaaagtgagcagctgcgtaggttcgcttgTTGCATtagagacgcgtagtgggcccttcgctgattcgcaaaaagaagaattatggaGTAGTGAGCACTTAACTatacttgcaataggcattctaagAACAgttcgaaacggccaatgttacgcgcacagtcgttcgtttccttacggcacggttgaggcatgcgctGAGAACCGaaactaggctagcaattgagaaggcgatgcgcacgagacccgattacgctatcgcgttctactcctgaaggcgaagttcaagcgtctgccatgttttttttttattgcataccTAGGTGTTCGTGTACTCCTTCATACAGGttttatgcgtttttttttttgtcttacacTCGTGTAACATATACTAATGCGAATGTGATATGTacgttttctttaaaaatgcataattgaAATAATTGTGTAATGGTGCAATATGGATACGTATTTTAATGCGTAACAAGTATGTTAAACGTTAAGTATATGTTTTTTGTTAATGAAATCTTCCTTGTCAAATGTAACCATGCAGGGCCGGAGCCTTTGTCAAGCTCAAGGAAAGCGGCTTTTTGCTCCGTTCCTTGCGTTTTGTCTTCTcttgactcgaaggcgaaagccatatctccttttccttctcagacgacgtattgatcctcccccgcacccCTCCCCCGAGAGCTTCCTGCACCTAACATAGTTTCGTACTGCCTCCGGGATGCGAGGTCtttttgtaagctttctgcaccttatctaattttgcactgcctccgtgatcgccccaccCTTTGACcgagcaacgatgtcatgtgatgaagccatcacgtgacgtcacgttgtgttgtcataatgacgtcacaagtttttgcgatctgtgacgtcatgacgacgtcatacggtgacgtcatcacgcagatcttttttttttttcatcacacgTGTTAACGCCGCGGTcggtcaatattcgcgtttgatgaggcatctaaggctttcgccttaataaactatGCCTATGTCTATGCCTATTGTCCGCGCGCTGCCCACCTCGTGGTCCCGTTTGTGTCCTGTAGTTTGAGGAATTCAGCAAAGCGAAGGTTGTTCGCCGACGGTTCCCCGGCCGGTGTCGTCAAGGTCAGACAGCAGAGCAACACCGCCGAGCACAGCTGCAGGGGCAAATGGTGCGACTTGAACCGGGAGTCGCTGCCGTTGTAGGCGCACCACAGGTTCTTCTTGGCCTCGGACGCACTTCCCTGGACGTCACAGCGAGATCGGGTAAATTGAACTAGTGGCAAATGTCATCGACGAGCCGTGCTTCGGGTGCGGCGGACAGAGATATTCATGCCGGGCCTTCGATTTCGACGTAAGAATGGCCGATAGGGCATGTTGGTTCAGCAtattttgaagtgtaaggcgtgACGACGATAACGGACAGAGGGAGagtcatacacacacacactggaaGCCGCTTCCAACAATTTTTATTCAGAAATTAAGGGCCGCAGTATATATACACTACGCGCTGTCACAGACCATAATTGCGCGGTCGCATTCAAGTATACACTTGTTATATATAACAATTGCAATTGGTAATAATGAGATTGAAGCCACGATAACACACTTATCGCCGCAAGCAAGCGATAGGTGTGTTAGCGTCGCTTCAATTTTATTATCACCAAAGGAGTTGTTATACTTGAATGTGACTGCGTATTGATGATCTGTGACAGCGCGTGGTATACACACGTATATACTGCGGTCCTTTCCAAATAAACATtgctggaagtggcgctccgtgtgtacGTATGACCCTACCTTTGTTAATTGTTGCcgtcgcgccttaaacttcaaagtACACTTTGATTTTGACTCCAGCTAACGCAACCGAtattaacctaacctaacctaacctaacctaatctaacctaacctaacctgcgTTGCAACAGATTTGCGACGTCAGATTCGGATGAAACGATGAATAAGGAGAGAATGATATGATGTCGTTTACTTAGTTAGTAGGTACATACAAGCCCGCATTAACACATTTTTTCAGTTCATCTCAGGAATTGTTTCAGAGCTTAATGGATCAGAGGACAGAGGCGGCAGGGTTCTGTACTCGGAGTGCGTGCCGAATTCTCTGTTTCACGTCGAGTGTAGCCATCTGTAATTCGCATAATCTGGTCTTGCGACGCATCGGCACGATGAATACAGATAGCCCCGACATTGTAGGCATTACCAGTTCACGGCCGGAGTGCGAAGGCGGTGCCGTTACATTCCGTGCCGACTCCCGCCACAGTTGTAAGCGATTCCAAGCAGAGGTCGCGGCGGTCGATTTGCGCGAGCGAGCCGTCGACTTGGTTCGCGCCACGTTTTTAGAGCGAACCGCAGTTGGCGTCGCactgaaaagaaaagagaaagaatacGTGCTGGGAGGCGAGTGGAGAACGCTCATTGCAGTTTCAGAGTGAAAGTACACGAGCATAGGCGGCGCCagccggggaaggggggggggggggcagcccctcCCTAACTTTTCACCTGTCCCCTCCCCCCTATTTATCCCCCAAGAGCAAACAATCATCAGAACACGACGCATAAGGTCCCGCCATATCTGACTCctcccgccaccccccccccttcccgaggGAAGAGggaactcacttgtcgtgggtgccctcCCCCGCCCCTCCCATCAATAAAAAATTACTGCCGCCGCTCCTGTGCGCAAGTAGCACACAGAGCAGATATTCtagaacttgctgttgggctagttggtcattccAAGCAAGCCGAGCGCCTGCGCGTGTAGGTGTACAGGTGTATGCAAATGTGCCAGGTTGAGCTGTCATTTTTTCGAGACCTGATgttgtaatgtagatgcgctgagcgaaatgcacaaacgagaaacgtaacaaaaGGTCGGGACAGGACGCATCTATATTacaatgccgtaccaactaggccaaattgaagctttgctatgAGACCTGATGTAATAAGCGCTGCAAGTAGCATGCAACATTGACAAAGCGAAGCGGGGTGCGAGAGTAGGTGTGGGATACCAGCGCTCCAGCTGATATAGAGACTACTAGACCAGTGGCCTAGCGGTGTTAGGGTTGCCTGCATTGTTTGAGAGTGACGTGCCTCGGTCTGTACACTTCCTGCGTCGAAGCTCTGTTGCATTATCAAAACTGTGCGTCAGTTTTACTAGCTCGCTCGCGTTCGTTACGGGAGAACAGGACGTAAACCCCATGTGCAACAGCTGCTAGCAGGAACCGCTATAAAGGGTATTGCAGAGCGCAAACACAGGGACGCGGTGTGTGACTCACAAAGATCTTAGTCATGAAAATTTATAACTGGGAATctaactggtttcaactggtatcaaTTGGTTCCAGCTAGAAATCAACCTGGCCCTACTTGTAGGCCAACTGGTTCCAGCAATGGAAGAAACTAGTTCGAGTTACAAGCCAACTCGAAACCGATTGGAACCACGATGAGTAGTGTACTTGAAGTAACTGGAACCCACTTGGGATCCAACTGGGACCTTATTAACCAGCGTATGCATACCTTGCAGTATCTACGGTCTCGTTAGCCACCGCTGAGAAGGCTAGGGCCCCGCTGTCCGGTGGGAGAGGATAGTCACTCATGTGACTCGGCGGCGGCCGGACCACGGGGTCGGCAGAGTGGTCCTTCCCAACGTGCGTCAGGACCACGGCCAGCCAGGAGACCAGGAGCAGCAGAAAGAAGATACCCGACGTCACCTGCTGGCGGCGGTTGCCCAGGTACAGAGGTCGCCCGTCCTCGACCACGTCTTGTGGGGCGGACGACTTCGAGGGTGAAACTGTCGACGGGGCCATGCACTTGTTGCTAAGCTCCGGCGTATGTGACATCTGCAGCTTTGTCGTCGTTGCCTCTCCTTGCAGGTGCACCGTGGATGATGGTTGagacgcggccatttttttttctccaaaaaCCTTCTTTGttatcttcttcgtcttctggaaatcggctggttggttggttggttggttggctggTGGTGTGGCTAAACCTGCTACGGGGAGATTGGCCATGAACCGGGTGgaagagggaagaaaaagaagacaacgaAAACTAAACTTTGGAAACTAGTAAATTTATGTGTTTCAGATTAAAGGAGTGGTGATAATAAAAATGTGAAATTTTTTTAGTTATCTAGCCAATAATATAAAGGATAACCGTTCACAGCGAATCTTTCTTAGTATATCCAGTGCCGTCGTCGTCGACGACGTTGTGGTTGCTGttattgtagtagtagtagtagtagtagtagtagtagtagtagtagtagtagtagtagtagtagtagtagtagtagtagtaggcgtcacgcaggccaCGTGACCAGACGCAGtggtgaataaagaaataaaactaaataatgatgatgacgattatgatgatgatgcacGTGATCTCGTGCCCTTACAGCGTTGCTGTCCGACgcttttcacggcgtggaactggctgatttttttctattaaagtatttgttttattttacgCAAAGAAAAGCAACACTGTTACTACTATCGTGAAATACTCTTTGTTTCGGCTATTATAATAATTATGACATCACGTACGCTCATAAATACAGCAACAAGCCAGTGCTGACACCCCTAGAGGCAGGGTCGCGGTAACATTTATGTACAGTCCAAGAACTCTGCCGAAGAGAGGTTTCCAGAAATCTTTCACTTGCAGACCTACGACATTCTACGAAGAAGCGTTCGGTAGTCTCTCGTTCATTACGATAATATCACTGGGAGCACCAATCGAAACCagcggattaaaaaaaaacagcttttatCTTTAATATATAACTTCTCTGGTTACGAAACATCATTGTGTTTGAAAGCAGAAAACATCGTTCAATTAATAAAATAAATTAATGAGGAAGATGTCAGTCACTAGGGCCTTAATCGATGTTGCGGCTTCATTATGTGGCTCACACCATTCCCAAGGGTAATTGGCCGGGGCCCGTGGTTTGTAGAGTTCCAGACAACTTCTGCGTCCTCAATCTCGCAGAATGCAAAACGCGCATCAtaaaaactcacagcgtcccttatgcattcgcttaagacgactcgaaggccaaagccattttcctatttttcttctcagtcgatgtattaatactccctgcctccaggatcggagacatcgcaagctttctgcacctcaactggttttgaactgcctccgtgatcggcccacttttgaccaagcgacgatgacatgtgatgccgtcatagtgacgtcatgatgacgtcatatcgtaATGTAATGCGTGATGATGATGTTTGCATCCCTCGTGTCGACgtcgacggccaattttcgcgtttgattgaggcatctaatgctttagcCTTAATAATTGATTTAGAAAGGTCCGACACGACGCTAGTGACTTGGGAAGCTTTCCTGCTGGAAAGTTAGCTCTATAATTAGGAAAAGTCCGCGCACCTACATGCAGGCAAGTAGGTTTGCGTATGCACGTGCACTTGCCGAGGCGACGAAGATGTAGAAGAAGACAGCGCGTGCTGGAGTCCGGTCTGCCCGTTCCGCAAGACCTGCCAGTCAGTGAGGCCGCCTCGTCGAAGCGGCCGCGGAACCACCAGCCAGGTGCGTTTTCTGTTTTCTCTACTGCGACAGAAGTCAGTCGTGAGGCAGTAATTCAGCCAGCCCTGTCCGGCCAGTTACGTTCGTACAGCTTCGCCGGCGCGCCCTCGTGGGCGCTTTTGGCGCCAACGGTCCCGTGGCGTCAAAGCTCAACAAAATGGCCGTTCGGACCCCTATACAACTGCAGAACAAAGTCGTTTATGCTCACGTCCAAATCGTACAACAAACCTACGGGCGCCAATCGAATGCATAACAATAAACGGAATGTTGAGTTGCCCAGTAATACGTCATGCAGTTTTGGGAAaacaaattttggtgacgtatTCGAACAATACTAAAGAGAAAACACCGCGTAGTTTCAGCGCAATAAATTAGAGGACGcataagcttcgcttttaaaagtgGAACACCATAGCGTTATCCTACGCTCAGCCTCTGAAGAGACGTACCCACTACGTATCTGTAAGGGAATTCGCACATCTGCTTAGCGGCACGGTTTGTTCATGATGTAGCTGCTGATGATGGCGATGATGAATAACTGCTAAGCTTTTTCAACCCCACCCACCCATTCATCTTCCCTGGCTACGCTATTGGTAAAAGATACATAACCGGTGAAACGTGCCCTCCGACACATCGAATTGCGCAAGTTGTTGTCTACGTATAAAATTTTGTctctgcataaaacacttttcccCAGGATGGAGTACCCTCGCCAGAAGTGGGCCAGCAATGTGGAGTTCCTGTTGGCCAGCACGGGGATGTCCATCGGGCTGGGAAATATTTGGAGATTTCCGTACGTTGCCTACGACAACGGCGGGGGTGAGTgagtgcgcatgcgcgcaatggCGCAGCTCTACAGCTCCATAGAGATATACAGCAGTATACAGAGCCATATATAGTTATAGAGCTATAGCTCCAGAGAAATAGAGGCTCTGTAGGCTCCCCGAACAATGCAATCGACCGACAGAGTCAAGGTAATTTAATTGCGTATCTCTCACACTGCGGCGCAGtggcgcaggcagaaatttttttcgagggggagggggcacctccttgatccgataTTGGGTCtcggcagataagtggggtcgagtgtcattttatgcCCTGTATCCCACGGCGAAAAtgtttttttcggtggggggggggggagggggaggggggcacgggcccggtgtgccctcgcCCCACCCCCCTGGCTTCGCCACTGCTGCGGCGTGTTATGTCTTGCAAGAAGGCTGATAGCCAACTGCGAAATTTGAATATCGCGGAAACCATAGAAATACCATAAAGTCctagtaaataataaataatgacATTAATTGTATACCATACACGCGAATGCAACTGCGCAAAAGGCTTATCCAATACAGTAATCATAACTGTATGCATTGCTAAATGTGCAGcaagctttcgccttcaagtggtACAGAGAGTGCGACATgctgccaatatttttttttttttttgtgcttgccATGGCTTCGTTCaagttaaaaggacactaaagagaaacaatgaatcaattcatactgataaattattctttgaaatgTCAACTGTTGGTAATTTAGCCATCTTAAGTTTATTAATAGAAAAAAATGAAGGTGAAAgtattatttttaaatttcgtgccttAATCTCTGCCCACGAACCTCGGcagacgtcacggattttaagtTGCCTTTTCCGTATTTTGGTcgcattggctcaacaaaattccCTGAAACTTGTCTGGCCTCTTTGGAGGTcac includes the following:
- the LOC119372317 gene encoding uncharacterized protein LOC119372317, whose translation is MAASQPSSTVHLQGEATTTKLQMSHTPELSNKCMAPSTVSPSKSSAPQDVVEDGRPLYLGNRRQQVTSGIFFLLLLVSWLAVVLTHVGKDHSADPVVRPPPSHMSDYPLPPDSGALAFSAVANETGSASEAKKNLWCAYNGSDSRFKSHHLPLQLCSAVLLCCLTLTTPAGEPSANNLRFAEFLKLQDTNGTTRPSLMVALGGPQQDPGVLHSLAQRDHGNASKRLAEHVLHFVEFNRLDGVLLYALHCGPDEVAVFQALYERLDYHGYTVAVTCPDGEGGPKMFADAKIGPVVLIPASANASRTQCPRGLARRVLDDGESTADVMLGIRLSGVRYTLPAGGEAISREGAAASLVSSAAYRDVCLAIKDHGWSGYGSPTGECVVAHRNRTWMAALTPWALGVPHVVERFAKAGVVVLDVDADDASSACGARPFPLTDALHRLL